The window NNNNNNNNNNNNNNNNNNNNNNNNNNNNNNNNNNNNNNNNNNNNNNNNNNNNNNNNNNNNNNNNNNNNNNNNNNNTGTAAATCACATTTTTGTAATTTATTTAGGCATATATATTTCTGTAAATAACACTTGCTAACGTTATGCTCTCTATACATCCATCAATCTTGGCTTGAACTAGGTCTTCCAAATTAAACTGTCCACAACACTACACTACCAGTACCAATAATTTTGATATGTTGCTCTTAATCTTTTTGCAAGTCTTCTTTGAGAGTGGAAAATAATAGTATGTTTCCTATGAGAGATTGCAATGCAGCGACTATGCCAAACAAATGTTTCTGAATTATTTTCAGTACCGATTAGCTTCCAGTTACAAGGCTGTAGTGTGTTGTAGACAGTATGTGCTCGGCGAGTTTTGTGTGCCATGTATTTCCTAGGACAGTGTGTTGTTGGCTACATTTCGATGTGGCTTAGTACTCTAAAATCATGCAATTTCTGAAGGCAAGGCCTCAGTTGGAGTTGGGTTGTCTATTTCGTCAGGCCTCATTCTATCACTTTGATGAGAGAACGAAGGTGGAGAGTTAGAGTGGAGACAAAGTGTTCCCTTCCCGACATCTACTATTCTCAAGCTGACCtttatttttgttttccttttcctcAATGTAACAACTGGAGGATAAGATGTTGAACTTCCGGTCACTCTAAAATCCGAAGCACAGAGAGAACACACCCATTCAGGGATCACACCTTCTATTTCTTGTGTTGCATCTGTCGACAATTTGTATATGAGTGAAAGGTGTTGAATGACTCATGAAGGATGCAAAGAATGCGCTCTATCAGTTTGCGGTCCTATATAAATTGTTGGTTGTGTGGGGCGTAGTTGTTGAAAACATTTATAATGAATCAATTCCACATGATATCTTTGTACGGAAAGGTCTTCACAATTGATGGCAACCTCCTACATGTATGATTTAGTGAAAGCGATAAATGTACCATTAGTCGCACAACTCTCGCGAGATGAGTACTTTGTTCACATGTCTTTTGAGTTCTGAGATGTCAGGCACAAAGTGTTTCTTCGTAAACACCTCCAGAGCAAAAGGTTTAAAAAACTTAAAGCAAAGTCAGTCAGTGCTGTGTAGAGGCGAAATCCATGCTATTATTATATTTATGCAGGTGCAGTTCAACAAGCGGGAGCTGGCTCATTAAATACTGAAGCGGTTCAACATTCATCAACCAGAACAAGCTTTCAAAAGACTAAACTCAGAACTACAACGAGGCATCATGgaacacaaagaaaaaatagcggcGCAACCTAACTGATTTATGCAACACACGAGATAAGCACGCGCACGCACGCTTGGGCACACACCAATATGCAAGCAGGATGAGTTCAAATGTGAACTTGCTAAACATGCTTGCTTGGAAAGCAGCAAACTAAAGGAACCACAAGTTAAGTACTAATTTTCAGAGCACACCAATGTACCTTGAACCTTCAAGCCTACATAGAGAGACAAGCTCCGGCTCGAACATACAAAATAGAAGAACCTACACCCGACAACACATTTCTTCATTTCAGTCACCAGAATGTAACCTGCGAGGCAAGCAATATCATGAGTCAAATGATTTCACATCATTCTTCAAGGAAAAGATATTGGAGTTATTCTCATAAATATGTATGACACAAAATAGTAAACATTAGCTTCAACATTGCTGAATTTGTGTCAGAAGCCCCAAAGGCGATAATCTTAGCATCATTACTTTATTAGACAAAACCAACACTGGTGGATAGTGGGGGCCCAGGCCCACCTctagtgcccatcttttggtatattaggtcttttgacctagaaaaaaaaaatCAAGAGAGGACTTTCGTGACGGAACGCCGCCATTTCGAGGCGGAATTTGGGCATGCGCACTTTTGCTATGGTTagattgttatcttaattcttctttcgtagttgcggctgcttgtgagggggttaatcataagtgggaggcatgttcaagtaagaacatcacccaagcaccggtccacccacatatcaaattatcaaagtagcgaacgtgaatcaaaccaacatgatgaaagtgactacatgGAATTCCCGTGTGCCCTAAAGAACATTTTGCTTATTATTGAGACCGTTTCGACTTATCCTTTGttatgggctaccttgctgcacttttgttaccattatccttacttgttacaaattatcttgctatcaaactacttgttatcgacaatttcaatgcttgcagaaattatcttgctgaaaaccgcttgtcattttcttctgctccttgttgggttcgacactcttacttgtcgagagGACTACGATTGATATCCTGTACTTATGGGTCATCAGGCGGCGATTTCTCTCACTTTCTCTCGCCGTCGGCTCCATGCTCCGCCTCCGAAGCTGCGTCCTCacccacctcctctcttctccgACCATTCATCCATTCccctctctccaccgcctcctcttcACGACCGTGCACGTCGTCTCCCCAAGCCCCCGTTTCACCGTCCATGACTACCTCGTCGACACCTGCGGCCTCACCCGAGCGCCGACCCTCAAGGCCTCTACCAAGCTCTCCCACCTCAAGTCACCCGCCAATACCGACGCCATCCTCGCCTTCCTCACCGGCCtcggcctctgcgccggcgtcgAGAGAACCCTGTCGCCCAACGTCACCTAGCTCACCGCCCTCAGTCTATCATGTTCTTAGATTGGGCGCATCCTTTCGGTCGCACCCCACAACTTCCGCCACAAATTTGTCTTCTCTAAACTGCAGTACCACCTGCACCTCCTTGGCTCCTTCGAAAACTTTCTCCGGCGCTCAAGAACAACAGTTCCTTCTCCCGTCCGATCTAGAGAGGGTGGTCAAGCCCAATATTGTGTTACTACGGGAGTGCGGACTAGGCGCTTCCGATATTACAAAACTCTGCCTCGTTGTGCCATGGCTGATCGGCGCCAACCCGGAGCACGTCCGGGGGATGGTAGCGTGCGCTGAAAGTCTCGGTGTGCCTCGTGGATCAAGGATGTTTAGGCACGCGCTAAAGGCTGTTCAATTCCACAGTAAGGAGAAGGTCACCGCCAAAGTGAAGCACTTGAAGAACACATTCAAGTGGTTGGATGTTGAGGAGGGGTAGCTCGCGCTTCGCTCCCATCGTCGTGCCCTCAGGGTCCGATGAGGAGCGGCTGCTCCACAATGTAATGCCCCGCTCATTGACAAGCACCGAGACGGACGCCCGCCGTCTTGCCGCAGGAATGTGAATACATTGCAGGAGGGTATCGAGGGCCTGCCACCGCCAAACCCCACCGTCTCGCCTAGGAGCAAGTGTGTGTCGCCCAACGCTTCGTTggtctcctcctccacctcctctgaCTCGGACGACCCCTCGAAACGATGACTCTTATCTCGTCTTCACATGTACTACTGCCGACCCCAGAGATGACAaggagaagggcaagggcaaggcgaATTAGTGGAAATCTTCTTCTTTGCCAAGTTAAATTCGTAGATTCGTAATttcgcaaaaaaaataaaaaatcgtaGATTCGTAGTACGACCACTCACATTGAAATTATCCAGACCATTAAAACATTTTTTCTCCTTTACATTGCCCACTCGCTTGCTTCGCACAGCACACACCGCATCACAACCGCGCTCACTCCCCCAACCCTAATCCCCATTCCTCTCCGCCCCGGCGGCCGTCGATcggccgcccgcccgcccgccatgGCCGAGCCGGAGCGGCACCTCGCCGACGAGATCCTGGAGGAGATCTTCATTCGCCTGCCCACGCCGGCCGCGCTCGCCCGCGCCTCCACCGCCAGCCCCCGTTTCCGCCGCATCATCACCGAGCGCCCCTTCCTCCGCCGCATCCGCGCTCTCCATCCGCCGCCACTCCTGGGGTTCGCCGTCGACAAGCGCGCCTTCCACCACGCGCAGGAACCTCATCCCTCCGCCCCGCTTGCCCGAGCCCTCGCCGACGGCGCGGATTTCTCCTACTCCTTCGTTCCCGCGCCCCAGCCCCATCAGGAGCTGCTCAGCCCCTGGTACCACCGTGACATCCGCGACGGCCGCGTCCTCCTCGAGCGCAGCTACCTGTTCGGCGCGGGTGCAGCCTTCCCAAACCTCGCCGTGTGCGATCCCGTGTCACGGAGGTACGTGCTGCTCCCGTCCATACCCGAGGAAATGGCCGTCCAGCAAGAGCGCCTTGTCGAATTCGGGCCCATGCTCGGTCCCGCTGCCGAGGATGAGGATGAGACCTCGTTCTCGGTGATCTGCACGGCGTGCTACAAGAGCAAGTTGGTCACATTTGTCTTCTCTTCGGTCACCGGACAATGGTGTGTAGCTGCATCTCCCAGCTGGAGCTCTTTGGTTCGTGCTACTGGCTGAGAAATGTTGCATGTTCTGTTTCTATATTGATCAGCGTTGTCATGTGACTGCACAAACAAAGATGAAACAATTTCATGCGAATCCGTGAAAATAAGTAATATGGAGTATGTAAATATGATTTAAGTGTTGGTTTTGTCTAATAGAGTAACGATGCTAAGATGATTCGCTTTTGGGGCTTCTGACACAAATTCAGCAATGGTGAAGCTAATGCTTACTGTTTTGAGTCATACATATTTATGAGAATATTTATGAGAATAACTCCAATAGCTTTTCCTTGAAGAATGTTGCAAAATCATTTGACTGATGATATTGCTTGCCCCGCAGGTTACATCCTGGTG is drawn from Triticum dicoccoides isolate Atlit2015 ecotype Zavitan chromosome 6B, WEW_v2.0, whole genome shotgun sequence and contains these coding sequences:
- the LOC119326136 gene encoding uncharacterized protein LOC119326136 isoform X2 → MAEPERHLADEILEEIFIRLPTPAALARASTASPRFRRIITERPFLRRIRALHPPPLLGFAVDKRAFHHAQEPHPSAPLARALADGADFSYSFVPAPQPHQELLSPWYHRDIRDGRVLLERSYLFGAGAAFPNLAVCDPVSRRYVLLPSIPEEMAVQQERLVEFGPMLGPAAEDEDETSFSVICTACYKSKLVTFVFSSVTGQWLHPGD
- the LOC119326136 gene encoding uncharacterized protein LOC119326136 isoform X1; the protein is MAEPERHLADEILEEIFIRLPTPAALARASTASPRFRRIITERPFLRRIRALHPPPLLGFAVDKRAFHHAQEPHPSAPLARALADGADFSYSFVPAPQPHQELLSPWYHRDIRDGRVLLERSYLFGAGAAFPNLAVCDPVSRRYVLLPSIPEEMAVQQERLVEFGPMLGPAAEDEDETSFSVICTACYKSKLVTFVFSSVTGQWCVAASPSWSSLVTSW